From Sparus aurata chromosome 9, fSpaAur1.1, whole genome shotgun sequence, a single genomic window includes:
- the lmo7a gene encoding LIM domain only protein 7 isoform X13, whose protein sequence is MEWREQSAVSCDEAYSEAQRWIEAVTKKKFGSNDFRSALENGVLLCDLINKIKPGTIRRVNRLPTPIAGLDNLNVFLKACGKLGLKEAQLFHPGDLQDLSTRVTVKHQETNRRLKNVLITVYWLGRRAQCDRYYDGPYLNFKAFEGLLGTALYKALQETSSQKGSNVRDSGFDDSWYSEREELHHLRGGGGVGGGGGHKRDDSLDSLDSLGSRPHSISSDTTLKGGSEGCCSDTEADSGFRMANTKDNVSYRRSVSITPKASAQYNQFLPSKDKPSGYVPAPLRKKRAERNEDSRRSWANPSNSEDEGTLTRQQQTQESTDGSKSTSDIQADSSVLRQVRYEELKKYREQIKETEDKWQDDLSKWKNRRRSVNSEIVKKKEEREKIEQITYSGNKRSKTFKEMQEERENKGSNSIGSRLKSLSYLDDDEDVFEKADISPRTRTLPARSYTIDTPYTSSESPEPFLKEDQPPAASSATGRAASPPTSRGSNILDSPAGSDATTIITPTSYSSFHRSQSPEAAPLPRRPVSEDTNKVKTTTVVSSSSSLQEVPKLRRPLLGKQAEVEAEVKAPSSGSLYKQQPQLSSMEPKPPAVSRVSASLPRSYQRSDSARLTSVVTPRPFGTQPSRLSSLPRVLPQMDDSHKRVNGDVDVSKKPSVPTRYQQFMTSEDEAQSSSAHSSEDEEEEDKDVTTAKSITSTQSVSPVPPQVKSEPPVSPAPAKETSQENYCEMRISLNQKPNSSRDFGFQANWDSTGARVTSVQPGSQAEMCQLQAGDEVLTVNRQQVAEMSYTDWKSCMEEALQEGSLVMDVRRHGKNNWDRDQPSLPFKSHKTINLTSTDHPILLGSPDTNTVSSSLDFTSRHSRETLPSKEASAHPVVDVASNGVNGGFPDELVTRRNKESEPMSLKNLKRRSEFFETGGSRSSVSALVYLCGGSESAMPNIPVPAITPSSSRWSWDPEEERRRQEKWQKEQERLLQEKYKRDQEKLQEEWLKAQEEITTSDDQQEPGSLEVNSHSFSPHSPLSPVNQPASPPWEEEERKRKEELERQRQAEERRRREEEERELQRLQEERQRRERREEEERKRREEEEEERKRRVEEELRQQRRREEEREEERRRQEAFEQQRRERERSFEQQPWAGGSYGFDNGQPPLSYEDRMKSKSSPQLDEEEKPQWKAGVHVQPGGMAHWLLEEQLRSARDREAQRQRAASELEMERRNILNAMRYREPERATGSGVAERKGQPPATQAEAERQQILNEMKKKTPLLTDSSWIRQRAACTAKEPEVPPMRSTSFYGGGAGAQRPASSTLPTSQSMGSLRGGAGTPSSPWSRQSPSPSPSSPSPTSSPEPRPEAGPPQQRSRSVSGKKICTFCDSPLGKGAAMIIESLGLCYHLSCFKCIDCLSDLGGSETGAEVRIRNKQLYCNSCYMRFKAGQPTAM, encoded by the exons ACGTCTTCCTCAAGGCCTGCGGGAAGCTTGGACTAAAGGAAGCGCAGCTCTTTCACCCCGGAGATCTGCAGGACTTATCTACAAGAGTTACAGTCAA GCATCAAGAGACCAACAGGAGGCTGAaaaat GTGTTGATCACAGTCTACTGGCTGGGTAGAAGAGCTCAGTGTGACCGTTACTATGACGGACCTTACCTGAATTTTAAGGCATTCGAGGGATTATTGGGCACAGCACTATACAAG GCTCTGCAGGAAACGTCGAGTCAGAAAGGCAGCAACGTCAGGGACAGCGGTTTTGACGATAGCTGGTACTCAGAGCGAGAGGAACTCCACcatctgagaggaggaggaggagtaggaggaggaggcggacaCAAGAGAGACGACTCCCTTGACAGTTTGGACTCTTTGGGCTCTCGACCCCACAGCATCTCATCTGACACCACTCTTAAAGGCGGCAGCGAGG GTTGTTGCAGCGACACTGAGGCAGACTCTGGCTTCAGGATGGCCAACACCAAGGACAATGTCAGTTACCGCCGGTCGGTATCCATCACACCCAAGGCCAGTGCCCAGTATAACCAGTTCCTGCCCTCTAAAGACAAACCATCAGGCTATGTACCCGCTCCACTGAGGAAGAAGCGGGCCGAACGCAATGAGGACAGCCGGCGGAGCTGGGCCAACCCCTCAAACTCAGAGGATGAAGGCACACTCACAAG ACAGCAACAAACGCAGGAGAGTACGGACGG GAGTAAATCAACAAGCGACATCCAGGCCGACTCCAGCGTCCTCCGGCAGGTTCGCTACGAAGAGCTGAAGAAGTATCGTGAGCAGATAAAGGAGACCGAGGATAAGTGGCAGGAT GACCTGAGCAAATGGAAGAACCGGCGCAGGAGCGTCAACTCTGAGATagtgaagaagaaagaggagagggagaagataGAGCAGATCACATACAGCGGCAACAAAAGGTCCAAGACCTTCAAGGAGATGCAAGAGGAGAg agaaaataaagggAGCAACAGCATTGGCAGTCGCCTCAAATCTCTCTCTTACCTGGACGACGACGAGGACGTGTTTGAGAAAGCTGACATTTCCCCACGTACCCGAACCCTTCCTGCCAGGAGCTACACTATTGACACTCCTTACACTTCCTCTGAATCCCCTGAGCCTTTTCTTAAAGAAGACCAACCCCCTGCTGCTTCATCAGCTACAGGCAGGGCCGCGTCCCCTCCCACGTCACGGGGAAGCAACATTTTGGACAGTCCTGCAGGCAGCGACGCCACGACCATCATCACTCCCACCAGCTACAGCTCTTTCCACAGATCCCAATCTCCAGAAGCTGCACCTTTACCGAGGAGGCCAGTCTCAGAAGACACTAACAAAGTCAAGACCACGACCGTTGTCTCCTCCTCTAGCTCTCTACAAGAGGTGCCCAAGCTGAGGCGCCCATTGTTGGGCAAACAGGCTGAAGTGGAGGCTGAGGTGAAGGCCCCTTCCTCTGGTTCTCTgtacaaacaacaaccacagctcaGCTCAATGGAACCCAAGCCTCCCGCGGTGTCTCGGGTTTCCGCCTCCCTCCCCAGGAGCTACCAGAGATCGGATAGCGCACGTCTAACCTCAGTTGTCACGCCGAGGCCCTTCGGGACCCAGCCGTCCCGCCTCAGCTCCCTTCCCCGAGTTTTGCCA CAGATGGACGACTCTCACAAGCGTGTCAACGGTGACGTGGATGTCTCTAAGAAGCCTTCCGTGCCGACCCGCTACCAACAGTTCATGACCTCTGAGGACGAGGCTCAGTCCAGCTCGGCCCACAGCagcgaagacgaggaggaggaggataaagACGTGACCACAGCGAAGAGCATCACCTCTACTCAGAGTGTCTCACCTGTCCCTCCTCAGGTCAAGAGTGAACCCCCAGTCAGTCCTGCTCCAGCCAAAGAAACCAGCCAG GAGAACTACTGTGAGATGCGGATCAGCCTGAACCAGAAGcccaacagcagcagagacttTGGGTTCCAGGCAAACTGGGACTCAACAGGAGCTCGCGTCACATCCGTACAGCCAG GCAGCCAGGCCGAGATGTGCCAGCTCCAGGCTGGAGACGAGGTGCTGACGGTGAACAGGCAGCAGGTGGCAGAAATGAGCTACACAGACTGGAAGTCCTGCATGGAGGAGGCTCTGCAGGAGGGCAGCCTGGTCATGGATGTACGCCGTCATGGCAAGAACA ACTGGGACAGAGACCAACCTTCCCTGCCATTTAAAAGCCATAAGACCATCAATCTGACCAGTACGGATCATCCGATACTTCTAGGTTCCCCTGACACAAACACTGTCAGCTCCAGCCTGGATTTCACCTCACGCCATTCCAGGGAAACGCTGCCATCGAAAGAGGCCTCCGCACATCCAGTTGTC GACGTGGCTTCAAATGGAGTTAATGGAGGTTTCCCTGATGAGCTGGTGACCAGGAGGAACAAAG AGTCAGAACCCATGTCTTTGAAAAACTTAAAACGGAGGTCAGAGTTTTTTgaaacag GTGGCTCAAGGTCCAGTGTCAGTGCGCTGGTCTACCTCTGTG gAGGATCAGAGTCTGCAATGCCAAAT ATACCTGTTCCTGCAATCACTCCATCATCCAGCCGCTGGTCTTGGGATCCAGAAGAGGAGCGCAGAAGACAAGAGAAATGGCAGAAGGAACAGGAGCGCCTCCTACAG GAGAAATATAAGCGTGACCAGGAGAAACTGCAGGAGGAGTGGCTGAAGGCTCAGGAGGAGATCACCACGAGCGACGACCAGCAAGAG CCCGGGAGCCTGGAGGTGAACAGCCACAGCTTCAGCCCACACTCACCCCTCTCTCCAGTCAACCAGCCCGCCTCTCCTCCgtgggaagaggaagagagaaagaggaaggaggagctGGAGCGCCAAAGgcaggcggaggagaggaggaggagggaggaggaggagcgggagcTGCAGCGTCTccaggaggagaggcagaggagagagaggcgggaggaggaggagaggaagaggagggaggaggaggaggaggagaggaagaggagggtggaggaagagctaagacagcagaggaggagagaggaggagagggaggaagaaaggaggCGGCAGGAGGCCTTCGAGCAGCAGCGCAGAGAGCGGGAGAGAAGCTTCGAGCAGCAGCCGTG GGCTGGTGGCTCCTATGGCTTTGACAATGGCCAGCCTCCTCTGTCCTATGAAGATAG GATGAAATCAAAATCATCTCCCCAGCTTGATGAAGAGGAAAAGCCTCAGTGGAAAG CAGGTGTGCATGTGCAGCCGGGGGGCATGGCTCACTGGCTGCTGGAAGAGCAGCTGAGGAGTGCGCGTGACAGAGAGGCCCAGAGACAGAGGGCTGCATCtgagctggagatggagaggagaaacaTCCTCAATGCCATGAGATacagagagccagagagag CGACGGGCAGTGGAGTGGCTGAGAGGAAGGGTCAGCCGCCCGCGACGCAGGCAGAGGCAGAGCGGCAGCAGATCCTGAacgagatgaagaagaagactccGCTGCTGACGGACAGTAGCTGGATCCGCCAGCGCGCCGCCTGCACCGCCAAGGAGCCCGAGGTGCCTCCCATGCGCAG CACTTCCTTTTACGGTGGCGGCGCTGGGGCCCAGCGGCCCGCTTCCTCCACTCTGCCAACCTCCCAGTCCATGGGCTCCCTCCGAGGCGGGGCAGGAACCCCCTCGTCCCCTTGGTCCCGGCAGTCACCTTCCCCCTCACCGTCTTCTCCATCACCCACCTCCTCTCCAGAGCCCAGGCCTGAGGCAGGCCCCCCTCAGCAGCGCAGCAG GTCAGTGAGTGGCAAGAAAATCTGTACGTTCTGTGACAGCCCGCTGGGAAAAGGAGCAGCCATGATCATCGAGTCCCTCGGGCTCTGTTATCATTTGAGCTGTTTTAAG TGTAtcgactgtctgtctgacctcgGAGGATCGGAAACAGGGGCGGAAGTCAGAATACGAAACAAACAGCTGTACTGTAACTCCTGCTACATGCGATTTAAAG CCGGCCAGCCAACCGCTATGTGA
- the lmo7a gene encoding LIM domain only protein 7 isoform X14 — protein MEWREQSAVSCDEAYSEAQRWIEAVTKKKFGSNDFRSALENGVLLCDLINKIKPGTIRRVNRLPTPIAGLDNLNVFLKACGKLGLKEAQLFHPGDLQDLSTRVTVKHQETNRRLKNVLITVYWLGRRAQCDRYYDGPYLNFKAFEGLLGTALYKALQETSSQKGSNVRDSGFDDSWYSEREELHHLRGGGGVGGGGGHKRDDSLDSLDSLGSRPHSISSDTTLKGGSEGCCSDTEADSGFRMANTKDNVSYRRSVSITPKASAQYNQFLPSKDKPSGYVPAPLRKKRAERNEDSRRSWANPSNSEDEGTLTRQQQTQESTDGSKSTSDIQADSSVLRQVRYEELKKYREQIKETEDKWQDDLSKWKNRRRSVNSEIVKKKEEREKIEQITYSGNKRSKTFKEMQEERENKGSNSIGSRLKSLSYLDDDEDVFEKADISPRTRTLPARSYTIDTPYTSSESPEPFLKEDQPPAASSATGRAASPPTSRGSNILDSPAGSDATTIITPTSYSSFHRSQSPEAAPLPRRPVSEDTNKVKTTTVVSSSSSLQEVPKLRRPLLGKQAEVEAEVKAPSSGSLYKQQPQLSSMEPKPPAVSRVSASLPRSYQRSDSARLTSVVTPRPFGTQPSRLSSLPRVLPQMDDSHKRVNGDVDVSKKPSVPTRYQQFMTSEDEAQSSSAHSSEDEEEEDKDVTTAKSITSTQSVSPVPPQVKSEPPVSPAPAKETSQENYCEMRISLNQKPNSSRDFGFQANWDSTGARVTSVQPGSQAEMCQLQAGDEVLTVNRQQVAEMSYTDWKSCMEEALQEGSLVMDVRRHGKNNWDRDQPSLPFKSHKTINLTSTDHPILLGSPDTNTVSSSLDFTSRHSRETLPSKEASAHPVVDVASNGVNGGFPDELVTRRNKESEPMSLKNLKRRSEFFETGGSRSSVSALVYLCGGSESAMPNIPVPAITPSSSRWSWDPEEERRRQEKWQKEQERLLQEKYKRDQEKLQEEWLKAQEEITTSDDQQEPGSLEVNSHSFSPHSPLSPVNQPASPPWEEEERKRKEELERQRQAEERRRREEEERELQRLQEERQRRERREEEERKRREEEEEERKRRVEEELRQQRRREEEREEERRRQEAFEQQRRERERSFEQQPWAGGSYGFDNGQPPLSYEDRMKSKSSPQLDEEEKPQWKATGSGVAERKGQPPATQAEAERQQILNEMKKKTPLLTDSSWIRQRAACTAKEPEVPPMRRGESLDNLDAYNPWRSSWTPRSNTNIPNYNRPHSALSGSTSFYGGGAGAQRPASSTLPTSQSMGSLRGGAGTPSSPWSRQSPSPSPSSPSPTSSPEPRPEAGPPQQRSRSVSGKKICTFCDSPLGKGAAMIIESLGLCYHLSCFKCIDCLSDLGGSETGAEVRIRNKQLYCNSCYMRFKAGQPTAM, from the exons ACGTCTTCCTCAAGGCCTGCGGGAAGCTTGGACTAAAGGAAGCGCAGCTCTTTCACCCCGGAGATCTGCAGGACTTATCTACAAGAGTTACAGTCAA GCATCAAGAGACCAACAGGAGGCTGAaaaat GTGTTGATCACAGTCTACTGGCTGGGTAGAAGAGCTCAGTGTGACCGTTACTATGACGGACCTTACCTGAATTTTAAGGCATTCGAGGGATTATTGGGCACAGCACTATACAAG GCTCTGCAGGAAACGTCGAGTCAGAAAGGCAGCAACGTCAGGGACAGCGGTTTTGACGATAGCTGGTACTCAGAGCGAGAGGAACTCCACcatctgagaggaggaggaggagtaggaggaggaggcggacaCAAGAGAGACGACTCCCTTGACAGTTTGGACTCTTTGGGCTCTCGACCCCACAGCATCTCATCTGACACCACTCTTAAAGGCGGCAGCGAGG GTTGTTGCAGCGACACTGAGGCAGACTCTGGCTTCAGGATGGCCAACACCAAGGACAATGTCAGTTACCGCCGGTCGGTATCCATCACACCCAAGGCCAGTGCCCAGTATAACCAGTTCCTGCCCTCTAAAGACAAACCATCAGGCTATGTACCCGCTCCACTGAGGAAGAAGCGGGCCGAACGCAATGAGGACAGCCGGCGGAGCTGGGCCAACCCCTCAAACTCAGAGGATGAAGGCACACTCACAAG ACAGCAACAAACGCAGGAGAGTACGGACGG GAGTAAATCAACAAGCGACATCCAGGCCGACTCCAGCGTCCTCCGGCAGGTTCGCTACGAAGAGCTGAAGAAGTATCGTGAGCAGATAAAGGAGACCGAGGATAAGTGGCAGGAT GACCTGAGCAAATGGAAGAACCGGCGCAGGAGCGTCAACTCTGAGATagtgaagaagaaagaggagagggagaagataGAGCAGATCACATACAGCGGCAACAAAAGGTCCAAGACCTTCAAGGAGATGCAAGAGGAGAg agaaaataaagggAGCAACAGCATTGGCAGTCGCCTCAAATCTCTCTCTTACCTGGACGACGACGAGGACGTGTTTGAGAAAGCTGACATTTCCCCACGTACCCGAACCCTTCCTGCCAGGAGCTACACTATTGACACTCCTTACACTTCCTCTGAATCCCCTGAGCCTTTTCTTAAAGAAGACCAACCCCCTGCTGCTTCATCAGCTACAGGCAGGGCCGCGTCCCCTCCCACGTCACGGGGAAGCAACATTTTGGACAGTCCTGCAGGCAGCGACGCCACGACCATCATCACTCCCACCAGCTACAGCTCTTTCCACAGATCCCAATCTCCAGAAGCTGCACCTTTACCGAGGAGGCCAGTCTCAGAAGACACTAACAAAGTCAAGACCACGACCGTTGTCTCCTCCTCTAGCTCTCTACAAGAGGTGCCCAAGCTGAGGCGCCCATTGTTGGGCAAACAGGCTGAAGTGGAGGCTGAGGTGAAGGCCCCTTCCTCTGGTTCTCTgtacaaacaacaaccacagctcaGCTCAATGGAACCCAAGCCTCCCGCGGTGTCTCGGGTTTCCGCCTCCCTCCCCAGGAGCTACCAGAGATCGGATAGCGCACGTCTAACCTCAGTTGTCACGCCGAGGCCCTTCGGGACCCAGCCGTCCCGCCTCAGCTCCCTTCCCCGAGTTTTGCCA CAGATGGACGACTCTCACAAGCGTGTCAACGGTGACGTGGATGTCTCTAAGAAGCCTTCCGTGCCGACCCGCTACCAACAGTTCATGACCTCTGAGGACGAGGCTCAGTCCAGCTCGGCCCACAGCagcgaagacgaggaggaggaggataaagACGTGACCACAGCGAAGAGCATCACCTCTACTCAGAGTGTCTCACCTGTCCCTCCTCAGGTCAAGAGTGAACCCCCAGTCAGTCCTGCTCCAGCCAAAGAAACCAGCCAG GAGAACTACTGTGAGATGCGGATCAGCCTGAACCAGAAGcccaacagcagcagagacttTGGGTTCCAGGCAAACTGGGACTCAACAGGAGCTCGCGTCACATCCGTACAGCCAG GCAGCCAGGCCGAGATGTGCCAGCTCCAGGCTGGAGACGAGGTGCTGACGGTGAACAGGCAGCAGGTGGCAGAAATGAGCTACACAGACTGGAAGTCCTGCATGGAGGAGGCTCTGCAGGAGGGCAGCCTGGTCATGGATGTACGCCGTCATGGCAAGAACA ACTGGGACAGAGACCAACCTTCCCTGCCATTTAAAAGCCATAAGACCATCAATCTGACCAGTACGGATCATCCGATACTTCTAGGTTCCCCTGACACAAACACTGTCAGCTCCAGCCTGGATTTCACCTCACGCCATTCCAGGGAAACGCTGCCATCGAAAGAGGCCTCCGCACATCCAGTTGTC GACGTGGCTTCAAATGGAGTTAATGGAGGTTTCCCTGATGAGCTGGTGACCAGGAGGAACAAAG AGTCAGAACCCATGTCTTTGAAAAACTTAAAACGGAGGTCAGAGTTTTTTgaaacag GTGGCTCAAGGTCCAGTGTCAGTGCGCTGGTCTACCTCTGTG gAGGATCAGAGTCTGCAATGCCAAAT ATACCTGTTCCTGCAATCACTCCATCATCCAGCCGCTGGTCTTGGGATCCAGAAGAGGAGCGCAGAAGACAAGAGAAATGGCAGAAGGAACAGGAGCGCCTCCTACAG GAGAAATATAAGCGTGACCAGGAGAAACTGCAGGAGGAGTGGCTGAAGGCTCAGGAGGAGATCACCACGAGCGACGACCAGCAAGAG CCCGGGAGCCTGGAGGTGAACAGCCACAGCTTCAGCCCACACTCACCCCTCTCTCCAGTCAACCAGCCCGCCTCTCCTCCgtgggaagaggaagagagaaagaggaaggaggagctGGAGCGCCAAAGgcaggcggaggagaggaggaggagggaggaggaggagcgggagcTGCAGCGTCTccaggaggagaggcagaggagagagaggcgggaggaggaggagaggaagaggagggaggaggaggaggaggagaggaagaggagggtggaggaagagctaagacagcagaggaggagagaggaggagagggaggaagaaaggaggCGGCAGGAGGCCTTCGAGCAGCAGCGCAGAGAGCGGGAGAGAAGCTTCGAGCAGCAGCCGTG GGCTGGTGGCTCCTATGGCTTTGACAATGGCCAGCCTCCTCTGTCCTATGAAGATAG GATGAAATCAAAATCATCTCCCCAGCTTGATGAAGAGGAAAAGCCTCAGTGGAAAG CGACGGGCAGTGGAGTGGCTGAGAGGAAGGGTCAGCCGCCCGCGACGCAGGCAGAGGCAGAGCGGCAGCAGATCCTGAacgagatgaagaagaagactccGCTGCTGACGGACAGTAGCTGGATCCGCCAGCGCGCCGCCTGCACCGCCAAGGAGCCCGAGGTGCCTCCCATGCGCAG AGGGGAGTCTCTTGACAACTTGGACGCCTACAACCCCTGGCGCTCATCATGGACGCCCAGAAGTAACACTAATATCCCAAACTACAACCGGCCTCACTCTGCCCTCTCCGGCAGCACTTCCTTTTACGGTGGCGGCGCTGGGGCCCAGCGGCCCGCTTCCTCCACTCTGCCAACCTCCCAGTCCATGGGCTCCCTCCGAGGCGGGGCAGGAACCCCCTCGTCCCCTTGGTCCCGGCAGTCACCTTCCCCCTCACCGTCTTCTCCATCACCCACCTCCTCTCCAGAGCCCAGGCCTGAGGCAGGCCCCCCTCAGCAGCGCAGCAG GTCAGTGAGTGGCAAGAAAATCTGTACGTTCTGTGACAGCCCGCTGGGAAAAGGAGCAGCCATGATCATCGAGTCCCTCGGGCTCTGTTATCATTTGAGCTGTTTTAAG TGTAtcgactgtctgtctgacctcgGAGGATCGGAAACAGGGGCGGAAGTCAGAATACGAAACAAACAGCTGTACTGTAACTCCTGCTACATGCGATTTAAAG CCGGCCAGCCAACCGCTATGTGA